A single genomic interval of Spinacia oleracea cultivar Varoflay chromosome 6, BTI_SOV_V1, whole genome shotgun sequence harbors:
- the LOC110794766 gene encoding receptor protein kinase TMK1 yields MRAAREVHWNMKKFALVLTLFLSLKTVVFSVTDPGDLAILNDFRKNLENPELLKWPSEGDDDPCGNKWEFVYCADGRVTQIQAKSLGLKGTLPKDFNNLEMLSNLGLQHNELTGMIPSFNGLKELKFAFLDFNNFTAIPADFFVGLVNLQVMALDHNPNLNATTGWSLPIGLQDSAQLATLSLVSTNLVGPLPDYLGGFGSLTELRLSSNRISGGIPASLNGSNLQTLWLNGQGGGGMSGTLDLIVTMESLTTAWLHGNQFSGVIPSNIGNLASLKKLNLNSNQLVGLIPASLADMELDQLDLNNNHFMGPIPEFKTKNVTYESNYFCQKTQGDLCAPEVMALIDFLGGLEYPSILSASWSTNNPCVGWLGVICNDNKQVSVINLPNRGLNGTLSSSLGMLKSLEKIILNHNSITGQVPLNWTDVNSLTTVDLSHNNLSPPWPKFSKNVKLVIDGNSPLISPPPSQTSAPNGQSSAPKNGPSSAPKNGQSSPSKNSGPSQTSETRSPDAPKRSKLVAIVAPAASFAALLLLVVPLSIYYCKRKKHIHQDPSSFVIYPREASDSDNAVKIVVANNTNGNTSIGSGSASRNSSGTGESHVIEAGNLVISVQVLRNVTKNFAPENELGRGGFGVVYQGELEDGTKIAVKRMEAGVINNKASDEFQSEIAVLSKVRHRHLVSLLGYSVEGNERILVYEYMPQGALSRHLFHWKTFNLEPLSWKRRLNIALDVARAVEYLHSLAHQSFIHRDLKPSNILLGDDFRAKVADFGLVKLAPDQGQQSVVTRLAGTFGYMAPEYAVTGKITTKTDVFSFGVVLMELLMGVTALDDHRPEEQQYLAAWFWRIKSDREKLLAAIDPVLDIKGETVESIIAIAELAGHCTAREPNQRPDMGHAVNVLAPLVEIWKPWDDDTEDYSGIDYNLPLTQMVKGWQEAEGKDMSYTDLEDSKGSIPARPTGFAESFTSADGR; encoded by the exons ATGAGGGCAGCCAGGGAAGTTCACTGGAATATGAAGAAATTTGCTTTAGTTCTTACgctatttctctctctaaaaacagTAGTTTTCAGTGTTACAGATCCTGGTGACCTTGCAATTCTGAATGACTTCAGAAAAAACCTGGAAAATCCTGAGCTTCTAAAATGGCCTAGTGAAGGAGATGATGATCCATGTGGAAATAAGTGGGAGTTTGTGTATTGTGCAGATGGAAGAGTTACCCAAATTCAAGCTAAAAGTCTAGGGTTAAAGGGTACTTTGCCTAAAGATTTCAACAATTTGGAAATGCTCTCAAATTTGGGTCTTCAGCACAATGAATTGACTGGTATGATACCTTCTTTTAATGGGTTAAAAGAGTTGAAGTTTGCATTCttagattttaataattttactgCAATTCCTGCTGATTTCTTTGTTGGGTTAGTTAATTTACAAGTAATGGCATTGGATCATAACCCTAATTTGAATGCTACTACTGGCTGGTCTCTCCCTATTGGGTTGCAAGATTCAGCTCAGTTGGCTACTTTGTCATTGGTGTCTACTAATTTGGTTGGTCCATTGCCTGATTATTTGGGGGGGTTTGGGTCATTGACCGAGCTTCGATTGTCATCGAATCGAATCTCCGGTGGGATTCCGGCGAGTTTAAATGGGTCGAATTTGCAAACACTTTGGTTGAATGGAcaaggtggtggtgggatgAGTGGTACTCTTGATTTGATTGTGACAATGGAGTCATTAACTACTGCTTGGCTTCATGGGAATCAGTTTAGTGGGGTAATTCCTTCCAACATTGGGAATTTGGCTAGTTTGAAGAAACTAAATCTTAACTCAAATCAACTTGTTGGGTTGATTCCGGCTAGCTTGGCTGATATGGAATTGGATCAATTGGATTTGAACAATAATCATTTCATGGGTCCGATTCCTGAGTTTAAGACTAAGAATGTTACATATGAGTCGAATTACTTTTGTCAAAAAACTCAAGGAGATCTTTGTGCTCCAGAAGTCATGGCACTTATCGATTTCTTGGGTGGGTTAGAATATCCATCGATCCTTAGTGCTTCGTGGTCAACTAATAATCCATGTGTTGGATGGTTGGGAGTGATTTGCAATGACAATAAACAAGTTAGTGTCATTAATTTGCCTAATCGCGGCCTTAATGGTACACTAAGCTCCTCTCTTGGGATGCTCAAATCCCTTGAAAAAATTATACTCAATCACAACAGTATCACTGGTCAAGTTCCCTTGAACTGGACCGATGTGAATTCCCTCACAACCGTAGATTTGAGTCACAACAATCTTTCCCCTCCATGGCCGAAATTCAGCAAAAACGTCAAACTTGTTATTGATGGAAATTCTCCTCTTATTTCCCCCCCTCCATCACAAACTTCAGCACCAAATGGTCAATCTTCAGCACCAAAAAATGGTCCATCTTCAGCACCAAAAAATGGTCAATCTTCACCCTCAAAGAACTCCGGTCCTTCTCAAACATCAGAAACTAGAAGCCCTGATGCCCCTAAAAGATCTAAACTGGTTGCTATTGTAGCTCCTGCTGCAAGTTTTGCTGCCCTTTTATTACTGGTGGTTCCTTTGTCAATTTATTACTGTAAAAGGAAGAAACATATCCACCAAGACCCAAGCTCCTTTGTGATTTACCCAAGAGAAGCATCAGATTCAGATAACGCCGTTAAAATTGTTGTTGCTAATAACACCAATGGCAATACATCAATTGGAAGCGGTTCTGCTAGTAGGAATAGCAGCGGAACGGGTGAGTCCCATGTCATTGAAGCTGGAAATTTGGTGATATCAGTTCAAGTTCTCAGAAATGTGACCAAAAACTTTGCCCCTGAGAATGAGCTTGGCCGTGGTGGGTTTGGAGTTGTTTACCAGGGGGAATTGGAGGATGGAACTAAAATAGCAGTGAAGAGAATGGAAGCGGGTGTGATTAACAACAAAGCGTCAGATGAATTCCAATCTGAAATAGCAGTCTTGTCTAAAGTCCGTCATCGACATTTGGTATCTCTTCTGGGATACTCAGTTGAAGGGAATGAGAGAATATTGGTGTATGAGTATATGCCTCAAGGGGCACTTAGCAGGCATCTCTTCCACTGGAAGACTTTCAATCTGGAGCCTCTTTCGTGGAAAAGGAGGTTAAATATTGCTTTGGATGTGGCACGAGCAGTGGAATATCTTCACAGCTTGGCACATCAGAGTTTCATACACAGAGACCTCAAACCTTCCAATATTTTGCTTGGTGATGATTTCAGAGCAAAAGTTGCAGATTTTGGGCTGGTAAAACTTGCTCCTGACCAAGGGCAACAATCTGTGGTCACGAGGCTGGCTGGAACATTTGGATACATGGCACCCGAATATGCTG TCACAGGCAAAATCACAACGAAAACAGATGTTTTCAGCTTTGGTGTGGTGTTAATGGAGTTATTAATGGGAGTTACGGCACTGGATGACCACAGACCTGAGGAACAGCAGTACTTGGCAGCATGGTTCTGGCGGATAAAATCAGATAGAGAAAAGCTATTGGCAGCCATCGATCCAGTTCTTGATATTAAAGGAGAAACAGTTGAAAGTATCATAGCAATCGCGGAGTTAGCAGGCCACTGCACAGCCAGAGAGCCCAATCAACGGCCCGATATGGGCCATGCTGTCAATGTACTGGCCCCACTAGTCGAGATTTGGAAGCCATGGGATGATGATACTGAAGATTACTCTGGAATTGATTATAATCTTCCCTTAACTCAAATGGTGAAGGGATGGCAGGAGGCTGAAGGGAAAGACATGAGTTATACAGATCTTGAAGATAGCAAAGGTAGTATCCCTGCTAGGCCTACTGGGTTTGCTGAGTCCTTTACCTCTGCTGATGGTCGATAG